The genomic interval ACCTAAATTTGATGGCTACCCCATTCTTCCTGTTGATGTTTTGGGGACACAAATCAACCACAGTGCTCTTTGGTTAAATATACAGGTAAACCTAATTATCCTTTTCCATACTACTTCTATCAATATTGATACAATTTTGTATCACAATAGCACTTATTTATATAACTTCTTTGGTCATGTTCATAATGCAGCATAATGCTTTCTACACACAACACAACCTGAGCATGAGGAACTTTCTTCTTTCTGAAGTGAGGCGAATCATTGTGGACTATGTGTCCTCTCCGGAGGTGGCTTTCCTTAGTGGCATAGCACCGAGACTTCGAAACACCAGAACAAAACTTATTTTCCGTTTTCTTGACAAAAGCATCAGTGAACCATCTACAAACCGGACGTATGGTTTTCTGTTGAGCAATCTCACATTTATTAAGACGTTTGCTTCTGGAATTCTTGTTCCAAAGAACTACATTTGGCCAGTTTCGAGTGATAATTATCTGCTACCTCACACATCCATTGTGAATGATGCTCATAAAGCTGGGTTGGAGATTTACGCAGCAGACTTTTCAAATGATAACATTTTGAGCTTTAACTACAGCTATGATCCACTAGCAGAGTATCTCATGTACATTAACAATGGAGTTTTCTCAGTTGATGGGGTACTGACAGACTTCCCTATAACTCCATCAGAAGCAATAGGTaaatctttctttcttttgccctgaagatttaatcaaattgttattttcttgtaagaaaaattaatttcttCCCTCCAAAACACCAGCTGTGCAACTAAGCTTCATATAAAGTGTTCTGCTTCTTGCTTCAAAGTTCAAACTATCTTCCATGttcttttagtttgataaatgcaAACAAGAATTAAATGCATTCAGCCATCATTTTTATCGCTGAGATGACTATTTTTTGACAGTCCAATAGCTAATCGCACATTAGAATTTCCTTCTACTACTTTTGACATAGTTGTAATTGTTGCAGGTTGTTTCTCTCAGTTAAACAAAAGCAGTGTCGATCATGGTATGCTGATTTCCTTTATAGCACTCAGCTTTAGACAAAATTGCCGTTTATGATAGTTTTTTCTCAATATTTTCCTGTAAAATTATAATACAGGGAAACCCTTAATCATCTCACACAAAGGAGCCAGTGGAGATTATCCAGATTGCACTGATTTGGCTTACCAGAAAGCAGTCGACGACGGTGCAGATGTTATTGATTGTCCTGTTCAAGTTACAAAAGATGGACATCTAATTTGCATGAGTTCTATAGACCTTACTGACTCTACCACTGTCACAAGATCACAGTTCAGTTCTCAATTCTCCAGGATTCCTGAACTTAAGAGTACTCTTGGAATATTTACTTTCAATCTCTCATTGGACCAAATCCAGAAGAATTTAAAACGTGAGTTCATTTGCTTTCCTGATATTTTCTTGTAGTCGGTAACTTGGCATGGAAGAATTTGATAGCTTGATATATAGTTAAGTATTCAGAAATTGTTGTTTCTTCTGTAAAATCAATAATTCTTTAAATTTCATAGTCCTATTGGTATGCATAATCAACGGTAGTTTTGGATCTGTGATAATGTCTACTTGGTGGGAAGGAGCTGAAATAGGAGATGGAGAAGGAAAGGATGAAGAGCAATTGTTTGCTTGGATGGAACTACAGAGAGTAAGAGAGATTCCTTTGCCTCTCTTCTCCTCCATAATTTATGTACCCAAATATGGACAAATAggaaggagagcaagaagaaaatgaTAAAGGGCCAATATCATTACTAACTGCTAATTGCTACTAGACGTTAGACCACCATCTGTGTATCACCAGTCATCATCAGACCATTGCTAGTTGTTGCTGTCACTGGCCATTGATTGTTGATGGGCCATCATCATGTGCCTGATATGATCATCAATCACTGCCTGCCGATTGGTGGTAGACAGCCTTGGCCTTTTTTAATTGAATGGAAAAGAGGCTGAATAAGGGTGGAGATGGAGTTTTTCAGATCCTCTCCTTCCCCTCCTCCACTTCAAGGCATCCCATATAGAATTCTATATGCTAAAAGATTCAAAGTACTAATTTAATCTTTATAGacagttagcatttctttcctctATGTTTCTTGTAGGATTGCTTGCAATTATCCTTATTTGCTGCTCTAATCATTCTTTTAATCAACATGCAGCAATGACACATTCTTCTCCTTATTCCCAGCTCTTAAATATCAAATATTaacatttatttttgcattctgCAGCATTAATTTCGCAGCCGTTTGCTTCATCCACTATGGTGCGGAATCCACTTTACAAGAATAGTGGAGCTTTCATGACACTATCTGATTTTCTAACATTTGCTAAAAACAAGCCTCTGTCTGGGGTCTTAATCTCCATAGAGGTGAGTAAAGAAACAATCATTCATATCTCCAATCCAAATGAATATCATCAAAATTCTTCCAATTATATAGTTCTTAAGACGGCAATCTAGACGTTATCTAATTTGCAAATAAGAATGTTTTATAGGTTTAAGCCTTTAGTAGATACTAATGCCTCGATGGTTACAGCATGCTGCTTTTATGGCTCAGCAATTAGGCTTTAGCATAGTAGATTCAGTCATTTCTACCCTAAATGATGCCGGTTATAACAAGACAGCTTTAGAAGTCATGATTCAGTCATCCGACAGCGCTGTTCTAGTGAAGTTCAAGCAGCTAACAAATTATAAGCTTCTCTATCAAATTGATAAGTCCATTGATGATGCTATCAGTTCCTCAGTGGTGGATATCAAGAGATTTGCCAATGCCGTGGCACTTCAGAAACAATCCATTTATCCGTCATCCATGCTGTTCACTACAGGCGAAACGGGTTTGGTTTCTCAGTTTCATGCGGCAGGCCTTGACGTGTATGCTTACGTGTTTCGTAATGAGTTTATATCGCAACCATGGGACTTCCTTTCAGATGCAACTGTTGAGATCAATGCATATGTCAATGGAATTGGAGTTGATGGGGTAATTACGGACTTCCCTGGGACAGCTTGGCGATACAAAAGTATGGATACTCTACTCTCTGACATGATGTCAATTTATAGTTGTTTTGCATTCGTAAGACATGTAAGATTACATTTTCTTAGAAGACGACTGAAAATGTAGAATATTGGCTTTTGACACAAATGGTTCTGCATATTCTGCAGGGAGTTCATGCAGGAACATGGGCAATACACCAAACTTCATGCAACCTATCCAAGCTGGCCAACTATTACAGCTGATGGCTCCGATTGAGTTGCCGCCCGCCTTATCGCCAATGCCACCCTTGACGATTGCCGATGTGGTAGAGCCACCTCTACCTTCTGCCTCTGCCACTGTGGCTCCCGGTGCTGCACCGCCTTCTCCAAGGCCATCGAGCGGGCATCATAACGTTGCACCACTGTTCTTTACATTGTTGATGATCTGCGTCTATCTTCTTATCTGACTCAAACCGAAATGCTTTTATGAAATTTGTCGCGGCGAGTAAGCAAGCTACTGTGATGATCATCTGGTCCCTTTTACTATTCTTTTTTATTTGATTATGTTCCTTTTTTGATGGTTCTTCATCCTTCTATTGTTTATTCTACCCTATTCTAAGCTATCAAAACCACTGTAAACATTTCGATGTAGCATTTCATGGTATTGAATCTGTTTTGTTCTTTCCACGTATTCAGTAAATGTTTTATATTGGAAAAACAATTGGTCAATATAATTTTTCAACTCTGAGGGGTAAATTGAAAAAAGCCTTTTTATTTAGGGAGTGAAGTGAAAATTTaccatatatttatttatttattttgagaaatacttaattatttttataaatttaatatgacTTTTGGATGTTTATTCATGATCACTCGTAATCTTTATTTAACGtactaaataataaataaatgttCAAACAtttattaaatgataaaattatattttcagttctgtaatttatattttttttaattttagtcaTGTTATAAGTTAATTTATGTTCTTAGTCCTAtaatttgtaatatttttcaatttctatcctctttttttctttcaaaattgaaattttttaataaaaatgtctAATTTGTGGTTGGAATATAAAAAACATATGgatcataaaaaatcaaaattcccaaattcaatttacaactcatcatttttctttgaaaaatttcaattttagaggaaaatgacttaaattagaaaatattataaattacaggactaaaaatataaattgattcataataaaactaaaattgaaaaaaaaatgtagaTTACAAGACTAAAAAAGTAACTTTCTCTTTATTAAATTTAATGAGAATATAACCTTGTTAATTTAATAACTTTCATTTCGTACAAAACTTTTACATGATAACATACGATTTCCTAACAAATGTAGAGTTAATTTGctccatttatttatttttatgggTGTTCAGTTAATTAAAAGAGGATAGATTTATATTAATATAATATGAATCAAATCCTAATAGAATTTAAGGACGGAGCGtgattattaaaaataaagaatTTACTTGTCAGTTTAATTCGACTTTTTACTAAAAGAAGCGGATTTACTAAAATAAGTActctaatttttaaattatccaAAAGAGTATTAAAAATAGTGATATTCTCTTCCTACCTCTTTTGTCAACCTCCTAAATCTCCTCCCCCTCCGACGTCATTTTCCAATGCATCCGAGCCACATTAGCTtaggtttaaatttaaaattaataaaatgatTATGATACATGCAATACTCATTCCCCTCTTTCTTACATCGTGGAAATACATTGTCATCACACCCACCAAAACTTTAGCTTTTTATGTCTCGACGCCCAAGGTTTTTCCAATAGAATCCACACAGTGTGTCCTTCTAAGGCGCCGTCAAGGCTTTCCGACGAAATCAATATAGCTAAAGCAACAGACGCTAAGGGTCTCCGACGAAATCCACACAGAGGTCTATCCGTTCAAGTGTTTAGGGTTTTGTTTGCCGTAAATACTCTCCCTTCAGAATGAAGCAAGAAACTGCAACAGCAAAGGTAAATATCATGAACTTGTTCATCTTAGAAACTCATAGAATATATCTAGAAAGCGCATGATATGGTATcatcacgttgggtctgatatgataaAATATCAGACCCAATGTGACCCTGATATGTTCTCATATCAGGCCCTCCAGAACAATGTGCATCTCGATTTGGGAAACATTCCACCAGTTTTGTTTTTGctgttaataaattaaatttataaaaattgtaGGTTGTAGTTGATTTTAGATAGAAATTACATTGGAACAGTGTGTTAAGTCACTTTAACAATTTTTTCGACCATCCATAATCAAAGGAAGACATCAGGGAGATGTTATTTTACATGATTGACACATAGCGATGATCAAACATACCTCCTTTTGTGTTTTATTTGACATACAAGAAATCCAACATATCTGTTGTATACTGatcaatatatttcaaaattgggatttaacatttcaaacctttagattctcaagTACAACTCCTATTTTAAAATCTTAAGCACCAAatagttttataaatttaatgttttattttttcattttggtATGCAAAAAAATATCTTAGAATATAACTATTAATTTGTGATTTTCAGATATACCTGTTGCATTTACATGAAGAGATGTATCTTTATTGCTTGGTTTTACAGACCAAGATGCTTCGATTCCTATTCATTCAAATCAAGCATCGGGTGACATATTTCTTTCTCACTTCTCAAATAACAAACCCATTACCATATCAACAATTGAGAAGTTGTTGAAATTTTATTCCAATAAAGTGGAAACACAtgctgatgttttattattttgtatatatttgttgtgttttattttcttctagtaggTATAAACTTCCTACACACTTTTGAGTTTTAACTTACAAGCACAACGAAATTCTTCATTTTTATGTTGTAATTTAGAGTTGAAACTCAATTTACTACCCTATCTGTTATACACATATACAATTCTCACACCAGGAATCACAGTGGGCCTGATATGgcaccatatcaggcccacactCTGGCTAAAAATTATCATAAGATTAGATCACTTTCAGAGAGATCAAAATCAACAGTAGACGACATTGTCGGAGTCCTTAATGCATGCAAAAGCCACAATAATTGATTTGAGTGTAATCTgacctctctaggtccatcagtgggttttgaccaaaatccactgatagacctaAAGAGGTCTGATTTCACCAAACTATCAATGAATAAGAAGAGTTGAGtgaggagaaggtagatatggtgtcaaacctaGGTTCTAACCACTGTCATTGAAGTTATTgtgtcatgccatttggcacggaatAATGCACTAGCTGGAATTCAATGAACACTGCACACTTTCAAGTTTTAACTTACAAGCACAACGAGATTCTTCATTTTTATGTCATAACTTAGAGTTAAAACTCAATTTATAACCCTATATATTATTC from Zingiber officinale cultivar Zhangliang chromosome 6B, Zo_v1.1, whole genome shotgun sequence carries:
- the LOC121993189 gene encoding glycerophosphodiester phosphodiesterase GDPDL4-like; protein product: MAKRSGVGVLAGFLVGFLLLFLRVGFTAAQNTSPWLTLSGRAPAVIAKGGFSGLFPDSSPIAYNFVSLASSNDTTLWCNVQLTKDGIGVCLPDINLDNCTDIVSSYPQSRTSYVVNGVNTSGWFSVDFTINDLSQVYLKQAIYSRTPKFDGYPILPVDVLGTQINHSALWLNIQHNAFYTQHNLSMRNFLLSEVRRIIVDYVSSPEVAFLSGIAPRLRNTRTKLIFRFLDKSISEPSTNRTYGFLLSNLTFIKTFASGILVPKNYIWPVSSDNYLLPHTSIVNDAHKAGLEIYAADFSNDNILSFNYSYDPLAEYLMYINNGVFSVDGVLTDFPITPSEAIGCFSQLNKSSVDHGKPLIISHKGASGDYPDCTDLAYQKAVDDGADVIDCPVQVTKDGHLICMSSIDLTDSTTVTRSQFSSQFSRIPELKSTLGIFTFNLSLDQIQKNLKPLISQPFASSTMVRNPLYKNSGAFMTLSDFLTFAKNKPLSGVLISIEHAAFMAQQLGFSIVDSVISTLNDAGYNKTALEVMIQSSDSAVLVKFKQLTNYKLLYQIDKSIDDAISSSVVDIKRFANAVALQKQSIYPSSMLFTTGETGLVSQFHAAGLDVYAYVFRNEFISQPWDFLSDATVEINAYVNGIGVDGVITDFPGTAWRYKRSSCRNMGNTPNFMQPIQAGQLLQLMAPIELPPALSPMPPLTIADVVEPPLPSASATVAPGAAPPSPRPSSGHHNVAPLFFTLLMICVYLLI